A stretch of the Dyella sp. 2HG41-7 genome encodes the following:
- a CDS encoding glutathione S-transferase family protein gives MLTLFDYPASENAWKVRQLLHHLKRPYHTVNVSIFEGEGRTAAYLRISPTGTVPAIQLDDGRSLSESNAILFFLATDTPYLPADAFGRAKVQQWLSFEQERVESVIGSLRYWTLTGKLERRPPALVEMKRAAGERTLQILDRELAQRPFLTDHGYSVADISLFAYTSHAEEAGFSLAPHPHVRAWIDRVKSQPGFLATMHPYSDDPHSSGELP, from the coding sequence ATGCTCACGCTGTTCGACTACCCCGCTTCCGAAAACGCCTGGAAAGTTCGCCAACTACTGCATCATCTCAAGCGGCCTTATCACACCGTGAACGTCAGCATCTTCGAGGGCGAAGGTCGTACCGCGGCGTATTTGCGCATTAGCCCGACGGGCACGGTGCCGGCGATCCAGCTTGACGATGGGCGCTCGCTGTCCGAGTCGAATGCGATTTTGTTTTTTCTGGCCACGGATACGCCGTATCTGCCCGCTGACGCCTTCGGCCGCGCGAAGGTGCAGCAGTGGCTGAGTTTCGAACAGGAGCGTGTGGAGTCGGTGATCGGTTCGCTGCGTTACTGGACGCTTACCGGAAAGCTGGAGCGCCGCCCGCCGGCTTTAGTTGAGATGAAGCGCGCCGCGGGCGAACGAACGCTGCAGATTCTCGACCGCGAACTGGCTCAACGCCCCTTTCTCACCGATCACGGCTATAGCGTGGCCGACATCTCCCTTTTTGCGTACACCAGCCACGCGGAAGAAGCAGGCTTTTCGCTGGCGCCGCATCCGCATGTTCGTGCGTGGATCGATCGCGTGAAATCGCAACCGGGCTTCCTGGCCACGATGCACCCGTATTCCGACGACCCGCACAGCAGCGGCGAATTGCCGTGA
- a CDS encoding alpha/beta fold hydrolase: MSTPANANARPLWQRLLIRRLKFLGMLAALLIVLGGGTYLFAPQWLMKANTWREAMNAQLSKRSVQAGDTRWVYYEGGQGPTIVLLHGFAARKEVWLKVAPLLTAHFHVVIPDLPGWGESSRVAGASYNIDNQADRLNDFVQTLHLQHALIVGHSMGGAIAGVYAAEHPQDVAELALVDSFGLKFKENDFAKEAMSGKDPFVFNDRAGFYQANALAFEHVPKLPGRLVDVFVEDNVNNRAFIDHTFNELRENSQVLSLQNQLDKLTMPVLGMWCRDDKIIDISALESLRGGLTHSPSISTSVLNGCNHMPQMEKPQAFVQVLTSFALAH; this comes from the coding sequence ATGAGCACTCCCGCTAACGCGAATGCGCGCCCCCTTTGGCAACGGCTGCTGATACGCCGACTTAAATTTCTCGGCATGCTTGCCGCGTTGCTGATCGTGCTCGGCGGCGGCACTTATCTCTTTGCGCCGCAGTGGCTGATGAAAGCCAACACCTGGCGCGAGGCGATGAACGCCCAGCTGTCGAAGCGCTCGGTGCAAGCGGGCGATACGCGCTGGGTGTATTACGAAGGCGGCCAAGGTCCGACTATCGTACTGCTGCACGGTTTTGCGGCGCGCAAGGAAGTGTGGCTGAAAGTGGCGCCGCTGCTCACCGCGCATTTCCATGTTGTGATTCCCGATCTACCCGGCTGGGGCGAGTCGTCGCGCGTCGCCGGCGCCAGCTACAACATCGACAACCAGGCGGATCGGTTGAACGATTTCGTCCAGACGCTTCATTTGCAGCACGCACTTATTGTCGGCCACTCCATGGGCGGCGCGATCGCCGGCGTGTATGCCGCGGAGCATCCTCAGGATGTCGCCGAGCTGGCGCTCGTCGATTCGTTTGGCCTCAAGTTCAAGGAAAACGACTTCGCCAAGGAAGCGATGAGCGGCAAAGATCCGTTCGTTTTCAACGACCGCGCCGGCTTCTACCAAGCCAATGCGCTGGCCTTCGAACACGTGCCGAAACTGCCCGGGCGCCTGGTCGACGTATTCGTCGAAGACAATGTCAACAATCGCGCGTTCATCGATCATACGTTCAACGAGCTGCGCGAAAACTCGCAGGTACTGTCGCTGCAGAACCAACTCGACAAGCTCACCATGCCGGTGCTCGGCATGTGGTGCCGCGACGACAAGATCATCGATATTTCGGCACTCGAAAGTTTGCGCGGCGGCCTAACGCATTCACCTTCGATCAGCACCAGCGTGCTTAACGGATGCAATCACATGCCGCAGATGGAGAAGCCGCAGGCGTTCGTGCAGGTATTGACGAGCTTCGCGCTGGCGCATTGA
- the pip gene encoding prolyl aminopeptidase, protein MHTMYPEIEPYRTHRIAVDDRHTLYVEECGNPDGLPVVFLHGGPGAGLSPYHRRFFDPARYRIVLFDQRGAGQSTPFADLTDNTTWHLVADIEAIREQLQIERWGVFGGSWGSTLALAYAQTHPERVLGLVLRGIFLCRPEEVRWYYEEGGASWILPEKWQRYAEAIPPEERTNMLDAYWKRLTSDDENVRLQAATAWGAWEGGGITLEESPETEASFAAPEVAVSLARIEAHYFRNGAFLKHDQLLHGVEKLRRIPTVIVHGRYDIICPVKNACDLAAVWPEAEFHIVLAGHAASEPAIVDVLVQATDKLADRYV, encoded by the coding sequence ATGCATACGATGTATCCCGAAATCGAACCGTATCGCACGCATCGTATCGCCGTGGACGACCGGCATACGCTTTATGTCGAAGAGTGCGGCAATCCGGACGGGCTGCCGGTTGTGTTTTTGCATGGCGGTCCTGGCGCGGGTTTATCGCCGTATCACCGGCGCTTTTTCGATCCGGCACGTTATCGCATCGTCTTGTTCGACCAGCGCGGCGCAGGGCAATCCACGCCCTTCGCCGATCTCACCGACAACACGACCTGGCATCTGGTCGCGGATATCGAAGCGATCCGCGAGCAACTGCAAATCGAACGTTGGGGCGTGTTCGGCGGCTCATGGGGTTCCACGTTGGCGCTGGCGTATGCGCAAACGCACCCCGAGCGGGTGCTCGGCTTGGTGTTGCGCGGCATTTTTCTTTGTCGCCCGGAGGAAGTCCGCTGGTACTACGAAGAAGGTGGCGCGTCGTGGATCTTGCCGGAGAAATGGCAGCGGTACGCCGAAGCGATTCCGCCCGAAGAACGCACCAACATGCTCGACGCGTACTGGAAACGCCTGACCAGCGACGACGAAAACGTCCGACTGCAAGCGGCTACAGCCTGGGGCGCGTGGGAAGGCGGCGGCATCACGCTGGAAGAAAGTCCCGAAACGGAAGCGAGTTTCGCCGCGCCGGAAGTGGCGGTGAGCCTTGCCCGCATCGAGGCGCACTATTTCCGTAACGGCGCCTTTTTGAAACACGATCAATTGCTGCACGGCGTGGAAAAGTTGCGCCGTATTCCCACCGTTATCGTGCACGGGCGTTACGACATTATCTGTCCCGTGAAAAATGCATGCGACCTCGCTGCCGTATGGCCGGAAGCGGAGTTCCATATTGTGCTGGCCGGCCACGCGGCATCGGAGCCGGCCATCGTCGATGTGCTTGTGCAAGCGACAGACAAGCTTGCCGATCGCTACGTCTAG
- a CDS encoding M1 family metallopeptidase, translating to MSPLRTLALGALLLPVAAYADDPYSYAQPDEVRVTHLDLKLAIDFPQRKLDGQATLTLNWKDPKASMLVLDTRDLTITRVDAVDAQGKTSPLTFALAPRDKQLGSKLTIQAPQHPQEVRIVYATSPNASGLQWLPPAQTADKKQPFMFSQSESIHARSWVPLQDSPAIRFTYTADVTAPKDTRVAMSAPNDSSHALNGHFNFDQAHPIPSYLLAIAAGDLAAKDTGPRSAVYAEPSVVGKAAHEFEDTEKMIRTTESLYGPYRWGRYDILVLPPSFPYGGMENPNMTFATPTVLVGDKSLVSLVAHELAHSWSGNLITAASWRDIWLNEGITTYVQGRITEALYGKRQADEEALLDIHTVQKEIATLPLNSQRLAPVPGKVDADDSLSDVAYNKGSWFLRTLEQRYGRENFDNYLKGYFSHFAFQSITTEQMLDYLKPNLIDKYPGKMSWNEVKEWVYGAGLPKNAPIPDSPRFDAIDKERTAFLGGTLTAAKLDAKSWNTQEWMYFLDGMPEAPSLAKMQELDATWHLTGTPNAEIGMRWYVHAIAAGDKATWPAAAEHMTRIGRLYLTMPVYRALSKTPEGLAFAEQVYSKAKDGYHPLTQQAVEALFAKAKGTKS from the coding sequence ATGTCCCCGCTTCGAACCCTGGCCCTTGGCGCCCTGCTGCTGCCGGTGGCGGCCTATGCCGACGATCCCTATTCCTACGCCCAGCCCGACGAGGTGCGCGTCACCCATCTCGACCTGAAGCTGGCGATCGATTTTCCGCAGCGCAAGCTGGACGGTCAGGCGACGTTGACGCTGAACTGGAAGGATCCCAAGGCCAGCATGCTGGTGCTGGACACGCGCGACCTCACCATCACGCGTGTCGATGCGGTCGATGCGCAGGGCAAAACATCGCCGCTGACGTTTGCGCTCGCGCCACGCGATAAGCAACTCGGCAGCAAACTCACCATCCAGGCGCCGCAACATCCGCAGGAAGTGCGCATTGTGTACGCCACCTCGCCCAACGCATCGGGCCTGCAATGGTTGCCGCCCGCGCAAACGGCGGACAAGAAGCAGCCTTTCATGTTCTCGCAATCCGAATCTATCCACGCGCGCTCGTGGGTGCCACTGCAGGATTCACCCGCGATTCGCTTCACGTACACGGCCGATGTCACGGCGCCCAAGGACACGCGTGTCGCGATGAGCGCGCCGAACGATTCGTCGCATGCGTTGAATGGTCACTTCAACTTCGACCAGGCGCATCCGATTCCGTCGTACTTGCTCGCGATCGCTGCAGGCGATCTTGCCGCGAAAGACACGGGACCACGCTCGGCGGTGTACGCGGAGCCTTCGGTGGTCGGCAAAGCCGCGCATGAATTTGAAGATACGGAAAAGATGATACGCACCACGGAATCGTTGTACGGCCCGTATCGTTGGGGCCGTTACGACATCTTGGTGTTGCCGCCGAGTTTCCCGTACGGCGGCATGGAAAATCCGAATATGACGTTCGCCACGCCGACCGTGCTGGTGGGCGACAAGAGTTTGGTTTCGTTGGTTGCGCATGAGCTGGCGCACTCGTGGTCGGGCAATCTGATTACGGCGGCATCGTGGCGCGACATCTGGCTCAACGAAGGCATCACCACATACGTGCAAGGCCGCATTACCGAGGCGTTGTACGGCAAGCGCCAAGCCGACGAAGAAGCCTTGCTCGATATCCATACCGTGCAAAAGGAAATCGCCACACTGCCGTTGAATTCGCAGCGGCTTGCTCCGGTGCCCGGCAAGGTGGATGCGGACGACTCGCTGTCAGATGTCGCATACAACAAAGGTTCGTGGTTTCTGCGCACGCTGGAACAACGCTACGGTCGCGAGAACTTCGACAACTATCTGAAGGGCTATTTCAGCCACTTCGCGTTCCAGAGCATTACCACCGAACAGATGCTCGATTATTTGAAGCCCAATCTGATCGACAAATACCCCGGCAAAATGAGCTGGAACGAAGTGAAGGAATGGGTCTACGGCGCCGGCCTTCCCAAGAACGCGCCAATTCCCGACTCGCCGCGCTTCGACGCCATCGACAAGGAACGCACAGCGTTTCTCGGCGGCACGCTGACGGCCGCCAAGCTCGATGCGAAGAGTTGGAACACACAGGAATGGATGTACTTCCTCGACGGCATGCCGGAAGCGCCGTCGCTCGCCAAGATGCAGGAACTGGATGCAACGTGGCATCTCACCGGTACGCCCAACGCCGAAATCGGCATGCGTTGGTACGTGCATGCGATTGCCGCGGGCGACAAGGCCACCTGGCCTGCCGCAGCGGAACATATGACGCGTATCGGCCGCCTGTACCTCACCATGCCGGTCTATCGCGCGCTAAGCAAAACGCCGGAAGGCCTGGCCTTTGCCGAACAGGTGTACAGCAAGGCGAAGGACGGCTATCACCCGCTCACGCAACAGGCGGTCGAAGCCTTGTTTGCGAAGGCCAAAGGCACCAAATCCTGA